From Lewinellaceae bacterium:
TTGAAAAAATATATAGTGCGTACAGCTTGGAAGCCGTATTGGTTGGCTGTTGGCGTTTGGCTGGTTGGCGCCTTTGCCAACCCCGAACCGCGAACAGCCGAAAATTACTCGCCGCGCTCTTCCAGCGTTTTGAGTAGGCCCACCAGGGTCTGCCCGCCCGACTGCAAGGCACCGATAACGTTCTTTGCAGGAGATTGCAGCAAAGCGATGATCTCGGCGACGAGGTCTTCCTTGGACTTGAGCTTGGAGAGTTCTTCCAGCTTCTCGTCTCCCAGGAAAACATCCGTATCGATGTATGCGGCCTTAAGCGTGGGCTTGTCGTGGCTTTCGCGAAACTTTTTGATCAGTTTCGCCGGAGCGTTGGCCTTTTCTGCTATCAGAAGGGCAGTCGGCCCCTTGAGCGCTTCGTAGAGCCCGGCAAAGTTCTTTTCTTTCGGGGCGCTTTCCAGGGCTTTCTGAACAAGGGTGTTTTTCACCACTTTTATCTCGATGCCCTGCTCGAAACACAATTTTCTGAAGTTATTGATTTGCGCTACTGTCAGCGTTGAAGAATCTGCCAGATAGAAATGATCTATGCCGGAAAGTTTATCCTTCAGCGCCTCAATAGTAGCGGTTTTTTCTGCTCTTGTCATTGCTTTTCAGGTTTTGAAAAGTTACTTAACCAATGCTTTCGCGTCAATGCGGATACCCGGGCTCATGGAACTGGCTACTGTCACAGACTTCATATAAGTCCCTTTAGCCGAGGAGGGCCTCATGCGCACCAGGGTTGTGATCAGCTCATTGGCATTTTCCATCAGCTTCTCCGAAGTGAAGGATACCCGTCCTATTGAGGAGTGAATGATACCGAATTTATCCACGCGGAAGGAAATCTTGCCGCCCTTGACATCGCTGACGGCTGCGGCCACATCTTGCGTAACCGTACCCGTTTTAGGATTGGGCATCAGGCCACGGGGGCCGAGTATTCTACCCAGGCGGCCGACCTGGGCCATTACCTGAGGCATAGCGATGACGACATCTACATCCGTCCAACCGCCCTGAACCTTCTGCACATACTCATCGAGGCCGGCATAGTCAGCGCCGGCAGCCAGTGCTTCCTCTTCCTTATCGGGGGTACAGAAAACCAGTACGCGCTTGGTCTTGCCGGTGCCATGAGGGAGGGTCGTCGTTCCCCGAATCGCCTGGTCGGCTTTGCGGGGGTCTACCCCCAGCCGGACGTGAAGGTCAACAGAGGCGTCAAACTTAGTGATGTTCACGTCTTTGACCAGCTTCATTGCCTCTTCGAGCGAATACAAGTTCTCCCGGTCGACTTTCTTTTCGGCAGCCGCTCTTTTTTTGCTTTTTTTTGCCATTGTTATTGTGTTTTGAGGTAGCTAACGTCTCGCCTGCGAAAGCGAAACTCCCTTCTGTTTGTTTCCTGCTAATTATTGCTGGCGGCTTCTCCAGCCCAGGGTGGCGTGCCTTTAATCGTGACGCCCATGCTGCGAGCCGTACCCGCCACCATTTTCATTGCCGACTCGACGGTGAAGCAATTGAGATCCACCATTTTGTTTTCAGCGATGGTTTTGACCTGATCCCAGGTAACCGAGCCCACTTTGTTGCGGTTAGATTCCGGAGAACCTTTTTTGAGCTTGGCGGCTTCCATCAACTGGACGGCAGCCGGGGGGGTCTTGATGACAAATGTAAAGGACTTGTCCTTGAAAACCGTGATCACAACCGGCAGCAACTGCCCTTGTTTCTCCTGCGTTTCCGCGTTGAAACGCTTGCAGAACTCCATGATGTTCACGCCCTTGGCTCCCAGAGCCGGGCCTACCGGAGGCGCGGGGTTGGCTGCGCCGCCTCTAACCTGAAGTTTTATAAAAACATCTACTTCCTTAGCCATTTTTTTCGCTTTATTCAAGTTGTACTGCCACCAGCTCCAGGGAAGCGCTTTCCGAAAACCGGAACAAAAGCTGACGAGCAAAAAAATTACTTATGATCGGAAAAACTAGGATGTCTTCTCTACTTGCATGAAGTTGAGCTCTACTTCCGTTCCCCTGCCGAAAATCTTTACGATCACCTTCAGCTTCTTCTTCTCCTCATTCACTTCCTGAATATCTCCTACGAACTCGCTGAAA
This genomic window contains:
- a CDS encoding 50S ribosomal protein L1, encoding MAKKSKKRAAAEKKVDRENLYSLEEAMKLVKDVNITKFDASVDLHVRLGVDPRKADQAIRGTTTLPHGTGKTKRVLVFCTPDKEEEALAAGADYAGLDEYVQKVQGGWTDVDVVIAMPQVMAQVGRLGRILGPRGLMPNPKTGTVTQDVAAAVSDVKGGKISFRVDKFGIIHSSIGRVSFTSEKLMENANELITTLVRMRPSSAKGTYMKSVTVASSMSPGIRIDAKALVK
- the rplK gene encoding 50S ribosomal protein L11, which produces MAKEVDVFIKLQVRGGAANPAPPVGPALGAKGVNIMEFCKRFNAETQEKQGQLLPVVITVFKDKSFTFVIKTPPAAVQLMEAAKLKKGSPESNRNKVGSVTWDQVKTIAENKMVDLNCFTVESAMKMVAGTARSMGVTIKGTPPWAGEAASNN
- a CDS encoding 50S ribosomal protein L10, whose protein sequence is MTRAEKTATIEALKDKLSGIDHFYLADSSTLTVAQINNFRKLCFEQGIEIKVVKNTLVQKALESAPKEKNFAGLYEALKGPTALLIAEKANAPAKLIKKFRESHDKPTLKAAYIDTDVFLGDEKLEELSKLKSKEDLVAEIIALLQSPAKNVIGALQSGGQTLVGLLKTLEERGE